GGCGTGGTTCCATACGAGAGGATGAACTGTTCTCCACTGTTGTAAACACAAACGCAGCTCCACATATTTTGGACGGGCTTGGGCGAGTGggttgcccttttttttttttcattgttattATAGTAAAGGGTGACATTTGCGTCACTTTACGCACCATCCTACCGTCCTCTGTTTCAGTTTGAAGGAATAATAGGAATTGCCATAACAAATCTTTGAATTTACACTCTTCTTTTGCATCTGTCATGATTTATGAACCcagctttaatttgatctgcACCATAAAGTTAGTGAAAATACAGCAGAGGTTGAATTGGCTGAACATTTGCACACCAAACATCGCTCTCCCTCGCCTTCGCAGTGTGACACCATTTTAATTATCTTTTCGTCCCCCCTGTCATGCTCACAGATCTGATTTACACTCTCACTTCTTCTCAGCTAAACACGCTCGTTGTCCATCTTACGCCCTGCTCCCTCTACACCTCCACTGACCATGAAACACTTTGCCCGGACGCCTCCTCACAGAGGGGACGGCTGAGAGCGACACTCCCTGCTGTAGTTACAACTTTTGGACTGAACCGAAAAACATGATTCTTATCTTAATATTCATCAGAGCACaaggcaatttttttttttcttgacattttacgCCAGTCCAAAGTAGGACAAGACGCCTCCCCTCGACAGCTCAGTACTGGCTGGTGTTGTGCAATGATGCCGCCAGAGAGGAGTTCGCCCGTGTCATCTGATCCTGCTGGTTAGGCCGGGACTGAAGATGGAGACAGAAATaagaggagagagaaagagaaggaagTCAGGAAAATGTTTGAGAgcaagagggggggggggggaaagggaaaaaataaagttgAGTGAGCTGATTTGAAGCTTTTCTGGACTTTGGATTGGGTGTCACTGCAGATAAACACAGTTTCAGTTCTCCTGAGTGGCTCTAAACGTGGTTGTGTAAGTACAGTAGAGGGCTGAGGAAGGAGAACAAAGGGGCATTTAAAGAGAGCTGAGTGGGCCTGGCGCAGATCCAGGCCGAGTGGAAGGGGGGGCACAAAAGAAGCTTGTCAGAAAGCCGTGCAGTTGTTTTTCAGTGTCAAATCGTACCAAGAGCATGTTGCTATTCCACTCCAACCATTTGCATTTGAGGCCCACAAGCGGTTTCCCTTCAGATCAAAGGGCCTCAGTTAATTTACAATCATCCGCTAAGATCTTTCTTTTAAGATAACAACGTTTTATCAAGTCAGGGAGGCATTTTTGCACTAGTTTAGTATTATATCATGATCTTATCAGCAGAAGGGCATCTCGGCCGTTAATCGGTGGTTCCCTGCCTCTTGTACAATTATAGATTGCCTAATTTTCTCTCTATCTGTACACAGAGGGACTATAAGAGGGCTTTTGTTTGTAGGATTTCAAGTAGAGTTCAGATTTCAGACCGAATGGTACACTTTTTAGCATCAAAACATCTTGTCTGGTAGAGTTATCATCATGAAATTAGTAGTTAATCACTGAACCTCCAATAATGAATCTACCGGCATAGGGACACTACTTTTTCCAAAATCACACCAAATAGACCTCCATGACAGATTAAAATGCTGACAGTTTCCACTAACCTGTTTCCTCGGTAAATCCGTCATGACcaaacaaagtcaaaactcCCAAAGTAGATTTAATCCAATTTTTTCCCCTCAGTTGGACTAGAACCGGTGTAGATGCTGCTGCAGTGTCCATAAGTTCTCTGTGATGATGCCGTTTTCTTCTGGCATTTGGCGCCAGTCCCCCCACCCCGAGACGCGGTCCCCTCTCATCTAGAGCGTCTTGTTCTTGCGCTTGGGGAGGGAGAAGACTTTCCGAAaagaggtggtggtggtgcctCTGCTGTAGGAGGCGCTGCCCAGGGCGATCTTGGTCTTCCCACTGGTGATGGTGGAGGAGCCCAAAGACGTGGTGCTCTTGCCCCGGAAGATGGAGGAGCTCCCCATGTTGAGCTTGGTCTGCCCCCTCTTGATGCTGGTGTTGCCCAGGGTGAGGGCCGTCTTCCCCTCGGTGAAGCTGGTGTTGCCCATTGAGGAGAAGATTCAGCGGCGGAGTTCGGGACTCACAACTCGACGCAAAGCATCGCACACTCATGCAGCACACCCTGCTCCGCAAGCCGTTGGGGTTAATAGTACCATCAGCTGCAGATCCAGACCAGACTAGAATGCTAAGCATGGATAGTGCGACCCCCGTGTCGCATAAAGCCTCCGTTGAGCTGGTCTACGTGGGCTCTGGAAGGCCACATACCGCCCATGCGTCCTGTGAATGGACAGAGGCAGCCGTAGGTGGCCGCTGCCTATCTGGGGGGACAGGGACAGTGGCGCGATTGTCCCATCGCCACAACGACACCGGACGGTTGAAGGACACATTGTTGCAAAGAGGACAGACTGCGGTGACATCACTTTCTTCTGAGCCATTGTTCCCTATAGTCTCTGATTGTAAGACATTCCCTCTGTGGACGGCTTTATGCACCATATGTAAGATGAGTTGCATAGAATCAGTTCTAACAGAAGAAAAGCTGCATGCATTCACATTCTCTGCATGCTCCCAACGCTTTGATTACCCCCCCATTTTCTATATGTTTTATCCCTACATTTAAAATATAGGTGCTCCTTCCCTTGTCATGCATCTCTTGCACGTTTCATGTCAAAGTTGGACTCAGCATCTCATTAAAATCAAGATCTACATACAAGAAAATCAGGCAAAGCAGTGTTTAGATATGTTACCTTTTATAAGCACTGTTACATCAACGTTTACAGTCTTCTTCGCTGTTGGACGTACAGGAGCGTGTTTATGCAAATGCAGGAAGACCCGTCGGCATGCATGAAACTCCTACATTTACACCAATGTGGTTGATGTCTCCACAAAACAAGAGAGCAGTGTGGATGAAACCACGCACGCTCTCACGTCTCCACGTATATCACACATCTGTTCACACTTCCCCACTCTGCCAACACACCAGAACGCTTCATCTCTGTCTCCGAAAACGTTCGGCACGGCTCGTGTCTGgtttgcaactttttttttctgttttgttttgttaatttttttgtttttactcccCAGAAACCTTTTTGTACTTTTGCACAAACAGATGATGAATAACCTCTGATTTCAAAACATCGTTCACAAACACAGCAGCTCATTTTCATCGACTCTCAATTGCTACTGACCTTCTAAAACTGACCACACAGACATATCCACGGGGTTTTAAGTGAGTGCAGGATTCAattgtgaaaatcccagtagacgTTGCTGTGCCTCTCTTTGCCCCTGACGAGGGTGGTTTTGACCCGGGACCAAGACTTGGTCCCATGGCGGAAGGTCAGCGTGTTGAGGGAGCTTGTGGTCTCCCCTCGCGTCACCGTGGTGTTGCCCGCTGTTATGCTGGTGTCGCCCAAAGTTACGGTGGTTCTGTTCCAGGAGATGGAGGATTTACCCCAGGAGATGGCGTACTTAGTCCTCAGGAATGAAACCTTGCCTTTGGTAAAGGAGGTCTTGCTTGAAGAGAATGTAGTTTTCCACTCATTGTTATCAGAGTCTTTTTTGGACTGCCTGGCTGCCTTGGGTGTCTTAGCCCTGGCTTCAGGTGTGCTTTCCATCTAAGTGGTCCTGCGTTTGCCCGTCAAGGCTTTGCGGAAAGAGGTGGTAGTGGTTCCCCTGCTGAAGCTGGCCCGTCCCAGAGCCACTGTCGTCTTCTGCCTCTGGATGGTGGAGTCTCCCATGGAGGTGGTGGTCACTCCCCTGAAGATGGAGGATTTGCCTAAGTTGACGGTCGTCTTCCCCCTGGCTATGGAGGTCTTTCCCACTGCCAGGGCAGTCTTGCCCTCTGTGATACTAGTGTTGCCCATGGAAGCGGAGGCTGCCGGCACGAGCCTCCTGCCTGGATGCCAGCTCCTACCGTGCACGCTGCATAGCAGTCCTCCTGCGGCGCAGAAGGCTCGGAAATGTGAGGTCAAAAGCCAAGCTAAAGCTGCAACAGCTGCCCCTAAATAGATCAGACCACAACATATAGATGAGGGGGAGGGAATTATTTGATCATTCTTTGATTCTGCCGGACCCTCAGAGAGACGAGATCCAAGAGGATCTGGACGGACAGAATGCACAAGTGCTGAAAAGACAGGGGGTTAATTGTGTTATTTTCACGGTTACACTGCCAAGCACTGAAGGGGGTGCTTTGTGCAGTACACAGGACAATTGGGGTGACCTCAGTATGATAGGAtgcgctaaaaaaaaaagaaaaaaagccctCCTCCCTGCCGTTGTTCAGATACAGTTGCACATTTGTCTGCTTcagtacagtagcgtacacagcTGCGGCGGCTGTGCATGAAACCCAATGAACGTTAAAACCCCGGACATAAGAATTTACCCCCCCCAACATCCCAGTTTTacgtgattcagattcagacgactttattaatccctttagGAGGTtcccctcggggaaattgacatcttcatctcactcactcagcactgtcatttacaaatctaACACCCCAAAGCCAAACacccatacaggactgtctcagaaaattagaatattgtgataaagttctttattttctgtaatgcaattaagaaaacaaaaatgtcatacattctggattcattacaaatcaactgaaatattgcaagccttttattattttaatattgctgattatggcttacagtttaagattaagattcccagaatattcaaattttttgagataggatatttgagttttcttaagctgtaagccttgatcagcaatattaaaataataaaaggcttgcaatatttcagttgatttggaatgaatccagaatgtatgacatttttgtttttttaattgcattacagaaaatcacaatattcaaattttctgagacagtcctgtataaagataaaaagataaaaaaaaagataaaaataaaaataaaaggtaaaaacaaaaataaaaataaattattatattaaaatGTTATGGATAGAATGATGTTGTAGTTTCCTAATCCTTCTCGGTTCTTGTGCTTCTGTTTCAGGTTCTCTGTGAAGACCCTCTTAGAAAAGTACACAGCAGAGCCCATAGATGACTCGTCTGAGGAGTTTATTAACTTTGCTGCTATTTTAGAGCACATCCTCAGCCACCGCTTCAAAGGTAACACTGCAGGTAACATACAACACGAGAAATAATGGGCAGATCAGTTCCATGACTGTACAGCTGGAACAGAAATATCTTTTTGTGATGCAGCCAGATTGTATTGCTTCTAAAGGAAATCAGCGACCACAACTACAAACTGCTGTGTTGGTTGCAGTTGGGGCAGAAATGACTGCCTGCTTTGTTTTTTGATGATGAACCAGGTTCGGGAGGCTGGTTCAGCTCAGATGGACAGCGTAGCTTCTGGGAATATATCCGGCTGGCGTGCAGCAAGGTGCAGAATAACTGCATCGCCAGCATAGAGAACATAGAGAACATCAGCACATCACGAGCCAAGGCAAGACACGCCAATGCACGActctgggagggggggggcttcTGTTCACACCGACCTCTCGTGTCGTCCTACAGGGCCGGGCCTGGATTCGGGTGGCGCTGATGGAGAAACGTCTGTCTGAATACGTGTCCACCGCCCTGAGGGACACCAGAACAACCAGGTCAGTCTTTCATTTTAactgccagaggtgtcaaaagtattcacattcattactcaggtagaagtatagatactagagtttaaaaatactcctgtagaagttgaagtgtcaactcaagttttttactcaagtaaaagtataaagtactggtttcaaaactacttaataaaagtaaaagtaatgtaagggggaaaaaagtcattaaggacaaaagacattgaaaatgaatgcatcttagtataatgcaaatatattaaagaaccatatatgtgtactattgagcattaacatgtgtttcagagagcagcagatatgatgactagttgtctataagtattgtaatggtgcaaaaagtcaaacttcagaggcatgttatcatttatcctaacctttattggaatgtacatccaagtttagttgcaggaatctgagggaacggatgtaagaacaaaactggacaagaacatctgaaacaaccacaaccaaattcactctatccggatggagcaatttaactggatagtttttttttaaaggccgaaatgaaatagagtaacgaggctgtttttaaaatgtaaggagtaaaaagtacagataattgcgtgaaaatgtaaggagtaaaagtaaaaagtcgtctgaaaaataattactccagtgaagtatagataaccaaaatttctacttaagtaaggtaacgaagtatttgtacttcgttaatTGACACCTCTATTAAGATGTTTTAAGTGTCTCCAACTGGAAATGCTCAACTTGATCAGCTGCCACCTTGTTTCCTGACAGGAGGTTCTACGACGACGGGGCCATTATGCTACGGGAGGAAGCCACGGTGCTGACCGGGATGTTGATCGGACTGAGCGCCATCGACTTCAGGTGAGGCCTCTCAGATAACGACTTCTAAATGGATCCAAAATGTTTACGTGATTCAGTTAAACTTTGATGCCACAGATCATATATATTTGCAACCAAGAATATAATCAGAATATTCTGGGATGTGATTTGTGTGGTTTCAATAGTACCTGCTGGTGTCTGTGCACGTGATAGAGGAATATGAATGATGAATTTGTATTAATCACGTTATttttaaagctgtttttcaactttattcaagctccctgttaaaaataaatacatacacaaataaatgtataaatgcatgaataaaaaaatgaatagataaataaatatgttcTGTTCATGAAAAaggtgaatatttttttttaaaacttgtatttggttatttatttatgtatttatttttgtattttatatatttttttgtgtatttatacatttatttatttttacagttGTAACTTTAATTCCCAATatcgatcgatcgatctatCGATATTGGGAATTAAAGTTACaactgtaaaaataaataaatgtagaaatgcatgaataaaaaaatgaatagataaataaatattttctgttcatgaaaaaggtgatttttgtttatttatttatgtattttatcattttttttgtattttatctttttttttgtatttctacatttatttatttttacagttGTAACTTGAATTCCCAATATCGATAGATCTATCTACagtatatatctatctatctatctatctatctatctatctatctatctatctatctatctatctatctatctatctatctatctatctatctatctatctatctatctatctatctatctatctatctatctatctatctatctatctatctatctatctatctatctatctatctatctatctatctatctatctatctatctatctatctatctatctatctatctatcgggTAATAAAGCAATTTTTGTGCAGTTTTTGCTTGAAGGGTGAGAATTTAGATGGGAAATCCCCTGCTGTGATCGACTTCACACCTTACCTGAAGTTCACCCAGAGGTGAGACTCATCCAGACAATTGCATCAATGCaacacaagtgtgtgtgtgtgtgtgtgtgtgtgtgtgtgtgttttggtgtAACAACAGCATCTTTTCTTCTGCATAGCTATGACTACCTGAGTGATGAGGAGGACCGGCGCAGCGTGGACAGCAGCAACAGCGAGGAGAGCGTCCCCgaccatccctacatccctctGGTGACGGACGAGGAGAGCTGGAGCAACAAGTGTCGCAAGATGGAGCAAAGGTTTAAGATCGTCTACGCCCAGAAGGTGACTCCTGGCGGCCTGTAATTATGGCTCTAATCGTTTCTGCATGGAAATGTCTAATCTTAttgagtttttgttttcttttttttcagggtTATCTGGAAGAGCTGGTGCGTTTACGTGAGTCCCAACTGAAGAACGTTGAGACGGAGAACAAGCGCCTGAGAGCGAAGGTGGAGGAGTTGACGGTGCAGGGCCAGACGGAGAAGAAAGAGCTGGAAGCCATTGTGCTGGAGCTGCAGGCACAACTGTGAGGAGTCCTTCCTTTTCTAGTTCACTTGAGGTTTAAAGAGAAACTGAGGATGGACTTTTAAAAGCCATCGCAGCTGGAGACAGTGCAGAGATGCTAAATAtactttagatcaggggtcggcaacccgcggctccagagccggcctagtggctcctggagctttttcaaaaatatttgaccttttttttccttttttcctttttttcttcttttttttcttctttttttccttttttctttctttttcttcttttctctttctcgaaattttgacttttttctcgacatttcaacttttttcacgaaattctgactatttcctcgacatttcgactttttctcaacatttcgacttttttctcaacatttcaacttttttctcgacattgtacttcaacattaatctcgacatttcgactttgtctcgacattttggcttttttcttgacatttcgatttttttctcaagattgtacttcaacattaatctcaacattttgaattttctcttgacatttcgacttttttctcgaagtgcataatgaaaaaaataaatcttcccccagttataactaatatagatacatgcagcatgtgttgccttcattctaaggcttatacaagacttcattttttgcggctccagacatatttgtttttggtccaatatggctctttcaacattttgggttgcccacCCCTGCTTTAGATGAAGAAAACTAGCGGTTACAGCAGTTTTGGTGTGTTACTGATGAAGAGAGGGTTAACATTAGCTCCTCTGATATGAATCTCTCTGTTTTATCTCCGTCTTCAGCTCTGCCCTCATGCCCTGTGATTCCTCTCATTTGGCTAAAGATCTTGCCATCCCACTGGTCAACCAGTGGTCGACCGTCACAAACAACCAAGGAGATGTCAAGTTATTCCGCAGGTGAGCTCGCCAGCGTTCTACACCACCATGTTTCTGGTTTTATGCAGTCGACATTATTGATGTAGAGCGTATTACTGCTGAGGTTTTGTTACATTGTGGTGATATTTGTGTCATCCAGGAGGAGTTTCCACAGTCTGGAGCAGCTTTCTGCTGAAGTCAGTCTGAACTCTGACTCCCAGAAGACTGATGGAAGACTGAATGGAGATGTTCCCTGGACCACGGCAGGTAAAACTGCTTTTAGGAAACAACAACAGTTCCTGGATGGCATCACAGTCTTGATATCCTCTTTCTTTGAATCACTTGAAGACTTTCTACTGAGTTAACTCtggtttaaatgcattttttcctCTCTGATTC
This window of the Cololabis saira isolate AMF1-May2022 chromosome 21, fColSai1.1, whole genome shotgun sequence genome carries:
- the rundc3aa gene encoding RUN domain-containing protein 3A isoform X2, whose product is MESGCIQTAMAMGLSSKKASTRSVAVERKNLITVCRFSVKTLLEKYTAEPIDDSSEEFINFAAILEHILSHRFKGSGGWFSSDGQRSFWEYIRLACSKVQNNCIASIENIENISTSRAKGRAWIRVALMEKRLSEYVSTALRDTRTTRRFYDDGAIMLREEATVLTGMLIGLSAIDFSFCLKGENLDGKSPAVIDFTPYLKFTQSYDYLSDEEDRRSVDSSNSEESVPDHPYIPLVTDEESWSNKCRKMEQRFKIVYAQKGYLEELVRLRESQLKNVETENKRLRAKVEELTVQGQTEKKELEAIVLELQAQLSALMPCDSSHLAKDLAIPLVNQWSTVTNNQGDVKLFRRRSFHSLEQLSAEVSLNSDSQKTDGRLNGDVPWTTAGKDNTPSMLGLCGSLASLPSSKSLASLKSSECLVNISTEPSPALSPS
- the rundc3aa gene encoding RUN domain-containing protein 3A isoform X1, which gives rise to MESGCIQTAMAMGLSSKKASTRSVAVERKNLITVCRFSVKTLLEKYTAEPIDDSSEEFINFAAILEHILSHRFKGNTAGSGGWFSSDGQRSFWEYIRLACSKVQNNCIASIENIENISTSRAKGRAWIRVALMEKRLSEYVSTALRDTRTTRRFYDDGAIMLREEATVLTGMLIGLSAIDFSFCLKGENLDGKSPAVIDFTPYLKFTQSYDYLSDEEDRRSVDSSNSEESVPDHPYIPLVTDEESWSNKCRKMEQRFKIVYAQKGYLEELVRLRESQLKNVETENKRLRAKVEELTVQGQTEKKELEAIVLELQAQLSALMPCDSSHLAKDLAIPLVNQWSTVTNNQGDVKLFRRRSFHSLEQLSAEVSLNSDSQKTDGRLNGDVPWTTAGKDNTPSMLGLCGSLASLPSSKSLASLKSSECLVNISTEPSPALSPS